Proteins encoded together in one Desulfuromonas sp. window:
- a CDS encoding DUF882 domain-containing protein — MSFTEIGKIPTPERISRRKFLRLGMMTAAGLALPLPALARFPGPVVVEKTLSLYNTHTGETLNSAVYWAEGRYLPEALTSISHLLRDHRANEATAMDPQLFDLLYALSRQMETSEPFHVISGFRSPVTNDQLRRQGGGGVAKYSLHMDGKAVDLRLPGRNLAALRRAAMSLNGGGVGYYPRYQFVHVDTGRVRTW, encoded by the coding sequence ATGAGTTTTACCGAAATCGGGAAAATCCCGACCCCGGAGCGTATCAGCCGCCGGAAGTTCCTTCGGCTGGGCATGATGACCGCCGCGGGGCTTGCGCTTCCCCTTCCCGCACTGGCCCGGTTCCCCGGGCCCGTGGTCGTTGAGAAAACCCTTTCCCTGTACAACACCCACACCGGCGAGACCCTGAACAGTGCGGTCTACTGGGCCGAGGGGCGCTACCTTCCGGAGGCCCTGACCAGTATCAGCCATCTCCTGCGCGACCACCGGGCCAACGAAGCCACGGCGATGGACCCCCAGCTTTTCGACCTGCTCTACGCCCTGTCCCGTCAGATGGAGACCAGCGAGCCCTTCCACGTCATTTCCGGGTTCCGCTCCCCGGTGACCAATGACCAGCTGCGCAGGCAGGGGGGGGGAGGCGTGGCCAAGTACAGTCTGCACATGGACGGCAAGGCCGTCGACCTTCGCCTGCCGGGCCGCAACCTGGCCGCCCTGCGCCGGGCCGCGATGAGCCTGAACGGAGGCGGGGTCGGCTACTATCCCCGGTACCAGTTTGTCCACGTGGACACCGGGCGGGTCCGCACCTGGTAA
- a CDS encoding DoxX family protein, giving the protein MLRRFLSTDNDMSSLVLRVMLGGVFLPHGMQKVFGWFGGHGLAGTLHHFTENMGIPFVLALLVIAAESLGALGLIAGLLTRLAAFGLGCVMLGAIFMVHLPHGFFMNWFGRQQGEGFEYHLLAVAIAVALVIKGGGALSLDRSLASKLE; this is encoded by the coding sequence ATGCTGCGCAGGTTTCTCTCTACCGACAACGATATGTCCAGCCTGGTCCTTCGGGTGATGCTGGGGGGGGTATTCCTTCCCCACGGGATGCAGAAGGTCTTCGGCTGGTTCGGCGGCCACGGCCTGGCCGGGACCCTGCATCATTTCACCGAAAACATGGGCATCCCCTTCGTGCTGGCCCTGCTGGTCATCGCCGCCGAGTCCCTGGGGGCTCTCGGCCTGATCGCCGGCCTGCTCACCCGTCTGGCCGCTTTCGGTCTTGGCTGCGTCATGCTGGGGGCGATATTCATGGTGCATCTGCCCCACGGGTTTTTCATGAACTGGTTTGGCCGGCAACAGGGAGAGGGGTTCGAATACCACCTCCTGGCCGTCGCCATCGCCGTCGCCCTGGTCATCAAGGGGGGAGGCGCCCTGTCTCTCGACCGGTCCCTGGCCAGTAAGCTCGAGTAG
- a CDS encoding CBS domain-containing protein, translating into MHDVPILTALAIILFGALAGGRLAVACRIPRVTGYLLVGLFCGPSFTGLVGLPPLLTTEALHGLNLLYDLALALILLNIGGLFKLEHLRRWGNRITLFSFSEIGLTFALVSGSTFLLNLFLVQKTVGEMDLFQTSLAFALFLGIISIATAPAATLMVIREYEAEGPVTGTVLTLVGFNNLVSALGFAVIAHFLIRPEETLGLLLLHMAGPIVLGAVLGFGLSIWGQRLELPSEHKILLIGGVASTVGLCRVLHLDPMLASMALGISLANASPRWHLLTQSLRQVDYILYVAFFVLAGAHLHIETLSHIGVLGVAYVVARTAGKWLGALAGARMGRFGQRERDFVGIALLAQAGMAIGLAGTLARSWPEGGKLLETVILGSVVVFELIGPLAVRHGLVRAGEVPILSLLQKRTPQGAMEGLHSVVQHFRSSLGIPAGHRLRDPGDILVRHLMRQNVETIRNDTPFNELLHLISHSRYYRFPVVDRSENFVGMIDYTEIRNLLFEPTLVALVVAEDLATSALATVAPDMPLREALQTMQKHRDISFFPVVDPDEPKRLLGILSQNDALSAFRRLNA; encoded by the coding sequence ATGCACGATGTCCCGATCCTGACAGCCCTCGCGATCATCCTCTTCGGAGCCCTGGCCGGCGGCCGCCTGGCCGTGGCCTGCCGCATTCCCCGGGTCACCGGCTACCTCCTGGTCGGCCTGTTCTGCGGTCCCTCTTTCACTGGTCTCGTGGGGCTGCCGCCCCTGCTGACGACCGAGGCCCTGCACGGCCTCAACCTCCTCTACGACCTCGCCCTCGCCCTCATCCTGCTCAACATCGGCGGGCTCTTCAAGCTCGAGCACCTGCGCCGCTGGGGCAACCGCATCACCCTCTTCTCATTCAGCGAGATCGGCCTGACCTTCGCCCTGGTGTCCGGCTCGACCTTCCTGCTCAACCTGTTCCTGGTGCAAAAGACGGTCGGAGAGATGGACCTCTTTCAGACCTCCCTGGCCTTCGCCCTGTTCCTCGGGATCATCAGCATCGCCACCGCCCCCGCGGCCACCCTCATGGTCATCCGGGAGTACGAGGCGGAGGGACCGGTGACGGGGACCGTCCTGACCCTGGTCGGATTCAACAACCTGGTGTCGGCCCTCGGCTTCGCGGTCATCGCCCACTTCCTGATCCGGCCGGAGGAGACCCTGGGCCTGCTCCTGCTGCACATGGCCGGGCCGATCGTGCTCGGCGCGGTCCTCGGCTTCGGCCTCTCCATCTGGGGGCAGCGCCTTGAACTGCCAAGCGAACACAAGATCCTGCTCATCGGCGGGGTGGCCTCCACCGTCGGCCTGTGCAGGGTCCTGCACCTGGACCCCATGCTGGCCAGCATGGCCCTCGGCATCTCCCTGGCCAACGCCTCGCCCCGCTGGCACCTGCTGACCCAGTCCCTGCGCCAGGTTGACTACATTCTGTACGTCGCCTTTTTCGTCCTCGCCGGGGCGCACCTGCACATCGAAACCCTGAGCCATATCGGCGTCCTCGGCGTCGCCTACGTGGTCGCCCGCACCGCCGGCAAGTGGCTCGGGGCGCTGGCCGGCGCCCGCATGGGCAGGTTCGGGCAACGGGAGCGGGACTTCGTCGGAATCGCCCTGCTCGCCCAGGCGGGGATGGCCATCGGCCTGGCGGGCACCCTGGCCCGGAGCTGGCCCGAGGGGGGCAAACTGCTCGAAACGGTCATTCTCGGATCGGTGGTGGTCTTCGAACTGATCGGCCCCCTCGCCGTCCGCCACGGCCTGGTTCGGGCCGGTGAGGTACCGATCCTCTCCCTGCTCCAGAAAAGAACCCCCCAGGGCGCCATGGAGGGGCTTCACAGCGTCGTCCAGCACTTCCGCTCCTCCCTGGGGATCCCCGCCGGGCACCGGTTGCGGGATCCGGGAGACATCCTGGTCCGTCACCTCATGCGCCAGAACGTGGAGACCATCCGCAACGACACCCCCTTCAACGAGTTGTTGCACCTCATCTCCCACAGCCGTTACTACCGCTTCCCGGTGGTGGACAGATCCGAAAACTTCGTCGGCATGATCGACTACACCGAGATCCGCAACCTGCTCTTCGAGCCGACCCTGGTCGCCCTTGTCGTGGCCGAAGACCTGGCAACCAGCGCCCTCGCCACGGTGGCCCCGGACATGCCCCTGCGCGAAGCCCTGCAGACAATGCAGAAACACCGCGACATCAGTTTCTTTCCCGTGGTCGACCCCGATGAACCGAAGAGGCTGCTCGGCATCCTCAGCCAGAACGACGCCCTCTCCGCCTTTCGCCGCCTGAATGCCTGA
- the ybgF gene encoding tol-pal system protein YbgF, with protein sequence MKTWMKGMLILALAGSLSGCATAQRADILERDLEEMKRRLATTERGVVTLREDQAGELSSRLDVLARSQADLLAGLDSLRVESQAQSGRFEDLVMEGNRLREELSLVRNDLNLKVTALEDRLVKLQSQKEVPVAPPSAPQTPEVLYESALEQIQKKRNYGRGRELLNEFLKSYPENELAVNAMYWVGEAYYGEKKYENAILQFQDVIQKYGAHPKAASALLKQGLAFHALGDVKNARVILHKVVQTYPQSPEAQKAKKRLADWK encoded by the coding sequence GTGAAAACCTGGATGAAGGGTATGCTGATCCTGGCCCTGGCCGGATCCCTGAGCGGCTGTGCTACGGCGCAGCGCGCGGATATCCTGGAGCGGGACCTGGAAGAGATGAAGCGGCGCCTGGCCACGACCGAGCGCGGCGTTGTGACCCTGCGCGAGGACCAGGCCGGGGAGCTGAGCTCCCGGCTGGACGTTCTGGCCCGCAGCCAGGCCGACCTGCTGGCGGGACTCGATTCCCTGAGGGTGGAGTCCCAGGCCCAGAGCGGCCGTTTCGAGGATCTTGTTATGGAGGGGAACCGGTTGCGCGAGGAACTGTCCCTGGTGCGCAACGACCTGAACCTGAAGGTGACCGCCCTGGAGGATCGGCTGGTCAAGCTTCAGTCCCAGAAGGAGGTCCCGGTCGCCCCCCCCTCCGCGCCGCAAACCCCCGAGGTCCTGTACGAAAGCGCCTTGGAGCAGATTCAGAAAAAGCGGAACTACGGCCGCGGCAGAGAGCTCCTGAATGAGTTCCTGAAAAGCTATCCCGAAAACGAGCTGGCGGTGAACGCCATGTACTGGGTCGGCGAAGCCTACTACGGCGAGAAGAAGTACGAGAACGCCATTCTGCAGTTCCAGGACGTTATTCAGAAATACGGGGCCCACCCCAAGGCCGCATCCGCCCTCCTCAAGCAGGGGTTGGCCTTTCACGCCCTGGGCGATGTGAAAAACGCCAGGGTGATCCTGCACAAGGTGGTTCAGACCTACCCCCAGTCTCCCGAGGCGCAGAAGGCCAAGAAACGTCTGGCCGACTGGAAATAA
- the pal gene encoding peptidoglycan-associated lipoprotein Pal: MKVLRFLLMVALTALLAVGCAKKPAPTAALPMEDAPVVTEMPSEDVRGIRDGELDQQAVEDMTPPTVVEVAGLERIYFDFDQYTLSAEARATLAANADYLKANPGSKVRIEGHCDERGSDEYNLALGERRALAAKNYLNSLGVAASRLSFISFGEEVPLDPRRSSEAWAANRRAEFKEIQ, translated from the coding sequence ATGAAAGTTCTGCGCTTTTTGCTGATGGTTGCCCTGACCGCTCTGCTGGCGGTCGGTTGTGCCAAGAAACCCGCCCCCACCGCAGCCCTGCCGATGGAAGACGCCCCCGTGGTGACGGAAATGCCTTCCGAGGATGTGCGCGGCATCAGGGACGGGGAACTGGACCAGCAGGCCGTCGAGGATATGACCCCCCCGACCGTGGTCGAGGTTGCCGGACTTGAGCGGATCTATTTTGATTTCGACCAGTACACCCTCTCCGCCGAGGCCCGGGCGACCCTGGCCGCTAACGCCGACTACCTTAAAGCCAATCCCGGCTCGAAGGTGCGCATCGAAGGGCACTGCGACGAGCGCGGCTCCGACGAGTACAACCTCGCCCTGGGAGAGCGGCGCGCCCTGGCCGCAAAGAACTACCTGAATTCCCTGGGCGTCGCGGCCAGCCGCCTCTCCTTCATTTCCTTCGGCGAAGAGGTTCCTCTCGATCCGCGGCGCAGCAGCGAGGCCTGGGCCGCGAATCGTCGGGCCGAGTTCAAGGAAATTCAGTAG
- a CDS encoding TonB C-terminal domain-containing protein: MAKNRFIRRGTETHPEPKLGRMLIVSLVVHLAVLAVFTGVFEPRLAKPPRAYYVDLVNLPVADPQAGRPDARPKAEKPRKAPEPPKAEVKPPEPPKPPPKKPEPVKVAKPEPVKPKVAKPKPKPVPKAKPAPKAKPKPKPEVAKPSQSYEEDTLAAIKKMQAKKEIEELKQKLAALSASDTRQAPAVPDAPVGMPEGSGTEAGTSYDAWIHDYLKQAWLLSKYQVPSRDLEATVALVFDPQGKLLDYRFLEHSGEARFDDSVKRAVLQLKQLPKAPGRRLEREVVFNLKELLE; the protein is encoded by the coding sequence TTGGCGAAGAACCGCTTCATACGACGGGGCACCGAAACGCACCCGGAGCCCAAACTGGGGCGGATGCTGATCGTTTCCCTGGTGGTCCACCTCGCGGTGCTCGCGGTCTTTACCGGGGTCTTCGAGCCCCGCCTGGCCAAGCCCCCCAGGGCCTACTACGTCGATCTCGTCAACCTGCCGGTGGCCGACCCCCAGGCCGGCCGCCCCGACGCCCGGCCGAAGGCCGAGAAGCCCCGCAAGGCGCCCGAACCCCCGAAGGCCGAGGTCAAGCCGCCGGAGCCGCCCAAGCCGCCGCCGAAAAAACCCGAGCCGGTCAAGGTGGCCAAGCCCGAGCCGGTCAAGCCGAAGGTCGCCAAGCCGAAGCCGAAACCCGTTCCCAAGGCAAAACCGGCGCCGAAGGCCAAGCCGAAACCGAAGCCCGAGGTCGCCAAGCCGTCCCAGAGCTACGAGGAGGACACCCTGGCGGCGATCAAGAAGATGCAGGCCAAGAAAGAGATCGAGGAGCTGAAGCAGAAGCTCGCGGCCCTCTCCGCCTCCGACACCCGCCAGGCCCCCGCGGTTCCCGACGCGCCGGTGGGGATGCCCGAGGGGAGCGGAACCGAGGCGGGGACTTCCTACGACGCCTGGATCCACGACTACCTGAAGCAGGCCTGGCTCCTCTCCAAGTACCAGGTGCCCAGCCGTGACCTGGAGGCCACCGTGGCCCTCGTCTTCGACCCTCAGGGAAAGCTTCTCGACTACCGCTTCCTGGAGCATTCGGGCGAGGCCCGTTTCGACGATTCGGTCAAAAGGGCGGTTCTCCAGCTCAAGCAACTCCCGAAGGCGCCGGGCCGGCGCCTGGAGCGGGAGGTGGTGTTCAACCTCAAGGAGCTACTCGAGTAG
- the tolR gene encoding protein TolR, whose translation MEVGRRESGGRRALSQINVTPFVDVMLVLLIIFMVTAPMLEQGLEVSLPEVEQAPSLEKGKEPVTVSVQKDGAIAVGGHRVSDLKKLAPVLRQVLKERNEQGVLLEADRAVPYGKVVQVMAVIRQAGVQKVGMLTQQPEP comes from the coding sequence ATGGAAGTGGGCCGAAGGGAAAGCGGCGGTCGCCGCGCCCTGTCCCAGATCAACGTCACGCCCTTTGTCGACGTCATGCTGGTGCTGCTGATCATCTTCATGGTGACCGCGCCGATGCTCGAGCAGGGCCTTGAGGTCAGTCTCCCCGAGGTCGAGCAGGCCCCGTCGCTCGAAAAGGGCAAGGAACCGGTCACGGTGTCGGTGCAGAAAGACGGCGCCATCGCCGTCGGCGGCCACCGGGTCAGTGACCTGAAGAAGCTCGCCCCGGTGCTGCGCCAGGTGCTGAAGGAGCGCAACGAGCAGGGAGTCCTTCTCGAGGCGGACCGCGCCGTTCCCTACGGCAAGGTGGTCCAGGTGATGGCCGTGATCCGGCAGGCCGGGGTGCAGAAGGTGGGCATGCTGACCCAGCAACCCGAGCCCTGA
- a CDS encoding MotA/TolQ/ExbB proton channel family protein, whose protein sequence is MDLVLNAGPVVKLVLLILVYFSVVSWAIIFFKFRVIHRATKDSERFLDFFWSKKRFDLIGQGLKDYDHSPLTTLFREAYQELIKGQRQRREPPEGSFGSDADAGDITRTLRQAAVKKSEFTTDLGGVENAKRALRRATTQETQRLEKFLTFLATTGSTAPFIGLFGTVWGIMDSFRGIGQSGSASLAVVAPGISEALVATAIGLVAAIPAVVGYNHFVNKVNILTGEMDNFCQEFLNIAERMVRGD, encoded by the coding sequence TTGGATCTGGTACTCAACGCCGGGCCGGTGGTCAAGCTGGTCCTGCTGATTCTTGTCTACTTTTCGGTGGTCTCCTGGGCCATCATCTTTTTCAAGTTTCGGGTCATTCACCGGGCCACCAAGGATTCGGAGCGGTTCCTGGACTTTTTCTGGTCCAAGAAGCGCTTCGACCTCATCGGCCAGGGGCTCAAGGATTACGACCATTCCCCCCTTACCACCCTCTTTCGCGAGGCCTACCAGGAGCTGATCAAGGGCCAGCGCCAGAGACGGGAGCCGCCGGAGGGGTCTTTCGGGTCGGATGCCGACGCCGGAGACATTACCCGCACCCTGCGCCAGGCCGCGGTCAAGAAATCGGAGTTCACCACCGACCTGGGAGGGGTGGAGAACGCCAAGCGGGCCCTGCGCCGCGCCACCACCCAGGAGACCCAGCGCCTGGAGAAGTTTCTCACCTTTCTCGCCACCACCGGCTCCACGGCCCCCTTTATCGGACTGTTCGGCACCGTGTGGGGGATCATGGATTCCTTTCGCGGCATCGGCCAGAGCGGCAGCGCCTCGCTCGCCGTGGTTGCCCCCGGCATCTCCGAGGCCCTGGTGGCCACCGCCATCGGCCTGGTGGCCGCCATCCCGGCGGTGGTCGGTTACAACCACTTCGTCAACAAGGTCAACATCCTGACCGGGGAGATGGACAACTTCTGCCAGGAGTTTCTCAACATCGCCGAGCGCATGGTGCGGGGGGATTAG
- a CDS encoding HD domain-containing protein: MTELEYVEQALGLAEPGEREARFRKDPRLREILPELYLLGNVPQPPDHHPEGDALTHTLLAVRLLETGCDRRLAWGALLHDVGKASTTREIGGRLRAFGHDLAGAELAVRILRRLGMEEGPRDDVVWLVRHHMFALCWQLEPDAEPSRRQARFIADPRFSLLLDLLELDARASGANPGKLAQAAFYRQALARLSRGPR; the protein is encoded by the coding sequence GTGACCGAGCTGGAGTACGTGGAGCAGGCCCTGGGGCTTGCCGAGCCGGGCGAGCGGGAGGCGCGCTTCCGGAAGGATCCGCGGCTTCGGGAGATCCTTCCCGAGCTCTACCTGCTCGGGAACGTTCCCCAGCCTCCCGATCACCACCCCGAGGGTGACGCCCTGACCCACACCCTGCTGGCGGTCCGTCTGCTGGAGACGGGATGCGACAGGCGCCTGGCCTGGGGAGCTCTGCTCCACGACGTCGGCAAGGCCTCGACCACCCGCGAGATCGGGGGGCGCCTGCGGGCCTTCGGCCACGACCTCGCCGGAGCGGAGCTGGCGGTCCGGATCCTTCGGCGCCTCGGCATGGAGGAGGGGCCGCGAGACGACGTGGTGTGGCTGGTGCGTCACCACATGTTCGCCCTCTGCTGGCAGCTGGAGCCGGACGCCGAACCTAGCCGCAGGCAGGCGCGCTTCATCGCCGATCCCCGTTTTTCCCTTCTCCTGGACCTGCTGGAGCTCGACGCCCGCGCCTCGGGGGCGAACCCGGGGAAACTGGCTCAGGCCGCCTTCTACCGGCAGGCCCTCGCCCGCCTGTCCCGGGGGCCCCGTTAA
- a CDS encoding TIGR04282 family arsenosugar biosynthesis glycosyltransferase, which translates to MEIVDKALAGRSLGKKPSPSGPVLGIFAKEPLAGRVKTRLCPALSPGEAARLYRVSLDETVAAMSGPAWTPVVFFEGSEDFFRSAFPGLSLVPQGSGDLGERMERALGGLLGDGWEAAALIGSDSPDLPPALVEEAFEALAGADLVTVPSRDGGYVLVGESRHHPGLFREIPWSTAEVLRATRRRAGRLGATYREVGAWEDVDDLVSLRRLLERSPGCATARWARSSLADRL; encoded by the coding sequence GTGGAAATTGTGGATAAGGCCCTGGCGGGGCGATCCTTGGGAAAAAAACCGAGCCCATCGGGGCCGGTCCTGGGCATCTTCGCCAAGGAGCCCCTTGCGGGTCGGGTCAAAACCCGGCTCTGCCCTGCCCTGTCCCCCGGCGAGGCGGCGCGCCTCTACCGGGTGTCCCTGGATGAGACGGTCGCCGCGATGTCCGGCCCGGCCTGGACCCCGGTCGTCTTCTTCGAAGGGAGCGAGGATTTTTTCCGCTCCGCCTTCCCCGGACTTTCACTCGTTCCCCAGGGTTCGGGGGACCTGGGGGAGCGCATGGAGAGGGCCCTCGGAGGCCTGCTCGGCGACGGCTGGGAGGCCGCGGCCCTGATCGGAAGCGACAGCCCTGACCTGCCTCCCGCCCTCGTGGAGGAGGCCTTCGAAGCCCTGGCCGGGGCCGACCTGGTCACCGTTCCGTCCCGTGACGGAGGCTACGTGCTGGTGGGGGAGAGTCGCCATCATCCCGGCCTTTTCCGGGAGATTCCCTGGAGCACGGCGGAGGTGCTTCGGGCGACCCGGCGGCGGGCCGGCAGGCTGGGGGCGACCTACCGGGAGGTGGGCGCGTGGGAGGACGTGGACGATCTCGTTTCGCTGCGACGCCTGCTGGAACGCTCTCCCGGCTGCGCCACCGCCCGCTGGGCCCGCTCTTCCCTGGCCGACCGCCTTTAG
- the folE2 gene encoding GTP cyclohydrolase FolE2, which translates to MPTMPDMQKERDTRNIPIDKVGVKDIRYPIVVMDKSKVRQHTVARINMYVDLPHHFKGTHMSRFIEILNRYRGEISIESLDTILLEMKERLEASRAHVELEFPYFIEKEAPVSRAKGLMEYQCQMIGAIGEEADFVLGVTVPVTSLCPCSREISGRGAHNQRSAINVQIRYDGHIWLEDLIEWVEACGSAPVYSLLKREDEKAVTEQAYDNPMFVEDIVRAVTERLQAVAEISWFRVEC; encoded by the coding sequence ATGCCCACCATGCCCGACATGCAGAAAGAGCGTGACACCCGCAACATTCCCATCGACAAGGTCGGGGTGAAGGACATCCGCTACCCCATCGTGGTCATGGACAAGAGCAAGGTCCGGCAGCACACCGTGGCCCGCATCAACATGTACGTGGACCTGCCCCACCACTTCAAGGGGACCCACATGAGCCGCTTCATCGAGATCCTCAACCGTTACCGGGGGGAGATCAGCATCGAGAGCCTCGATACCATCCTGCTGGAGATGAAGGAGCGCCTGGAGGCCTCCAGGGCCCACGTGGAGCTGGAATTTCCCTACTTCATCGAGAAGGAGGCGCCGGTTTCCCGGGCCAAGGGGCTCATGGAGTACCAGTGCCAGATGATCGGCGCCATCGGCGAAGAGGCCGATTTCGTCCTCGGAGTCACCGTGCCGGTGACCTCCCTGTGCCCTTGCTCGAGGGAGATCAGCGGGCGCGGGGCCCACAACCAGCGCAGCGCCATCAACGTGCAGATCCGCTACGACGGGCACATCTGGCTCGAGGACCTGATCGAGTGGGTCGAGGCCTGCGGCAGCGCCCCGGTCTACTCGCTGCTCAAGCGCGAGGACGAGAAGGCGGTCACCGAGCAGGCCTATGACAACCCCATGTTCGTCGAGGACATCGTGCGGGCGGTGACCGAACGGCTCCAGGCCGTGGCGGAGATCAGCTGGTTCCGTGTGGAGTGCTAG
- the queC gene encoding 7-cyano-7-deazaguanine synthase QueC, translating into MSKKAVVLYSGGLDSTTCMAIARAEGFDPYPMSFAYGQRHSVELEKAAQYAPRVGAVEHQVVEVDLRRIGGSALTSDLEVPKGRAIDETIPVTYVPARNTIFLSFALGWAEVLGAFDIYIGVNALDYSGYPDCRPEYIAAFETMANLATKAAVEGIGRYRIHTPLIDLSKAEIIRRGRELGVDYALTHSCYDPTADGLACGACDSCRLRLKGFAEAGEKDPVAYASGSKPE; encoded by the coding sequence ATGAGCAAAAAGGCTGTTGTTCTCTACAGCGGCGGGCTCGACTCGACGACCTGCATGGCCATCGCGCGGGCCGAAGGCTTCGATCCGTACCCCATGAGTTTCGCCTACGGCCAGCGCCATTCGGTGGAGCTGGAGAAGGCCGCGCAGTACGCCCCCAGGGTCGGCGCCGTGGAACACCAGGTCGTGGAGGTCGATCTGCGCCGCATCGGCGGCAGCGCCCTGACCTCCGACCTCGAGGTTCCCAAGGGGCGCGCCATTGACGAGACCATCCCGGTCACCTACGTCCCCGCCCGCAACACCATCTTCCTTTCCTTCGCCCTCGGCTGGGCCGAGGTGCTCGGCGCCTTCGACATCTATATCGGCGTCAATGCGCTCGACTACTCGGGCTATCCCGACTGTCGCCCCGAGTACATCGCCGCCTTCGAGACGATGGCCAACCTCGCCACCAAGGCCGCCGTCGAGGGCATCGGACGCTACCGCATCCACACCCCGCTCATCGACCTGTCCAAGGCCGAGATCATCCGGCGCGGCCGAGAGCTCGGCGTCGACTACGCCCTGACCCACTCCTGCTACGACCCCACCGCCGACGGGCTGGCCTGCGGGGCCTGCGACTCCTGCCGGCTGCGCCTCAAGGGCTTCGCCGAGGCGGGCGAGAAGGATCCGGTCGCTTACGCATCCGGGTCGAAGCCGGAATAG